In a single window of the Syntrophorhabdaceae bacterium genome:
- a CDS encoding autotransporter assembly complex family protein: protein MNAYADPIVAPRSCGPSSSGKGGISVTSVKRRKIRFLFILGLVLCGLHLSFRESAADSVTVEVQGISGDVLRNVEAALAMPPGLVSKEGIVNTIWLDYFITQVPAKAQSALEPFGYYKSHIEASEVSEEGKHRIIVTVSPGSHISVSSLEVRVEGPGAAERSLTALAASFPLKIGNVLRQDVYEKAKGDLRTAALDLGYLGADFPVHSVTVSLAREEAEIHLVLRTGPQYKFGTVAFTGAPTYPEPFLRRFLTFHKGDIFSNRKIGETQLNLQNADRFKDVFIEADRTAAEELQVPVTIRLTQAPRRRLRIGGGYTTDLGPRFTLQYRDVNVLERGHEFNSELNLSERLQAISSNYIIPGATDTKSLTSFNLRFLREDVLTYTTRFASFEVERMWSLGKGRLAGVFVTALKEDSFAGTQSTNSFSIYPGVRFSARQFDDLRRPTKGYYYLAELRATHPAFGSETAFVQSILEGNVLVPLPGGFSIFLRSRVAATLQNDPTSDLPIPLRFFAGGDRSVRGYTYQSLGPKDELGDVVGGKNLFVASLQLERAVGRDWGILAFYDTGNAFNDFSQMDLAQGAGLGVRYYSPVGPIEVDVARQLGVMSPGYRIHFSIGFAL from the coding sequence GTGAACGCCTATGCTGACCCCATTGTCGCGCCACGCTCCTGCGGCCCCTCGTCTTCCGGGAAAGGGGGTATATCCGTAACCTCCGTAAAGCGCCGCAAGATAAGGTTTCTCTTCATCCTCGGTCTTGTGCTCTGCGGTCTCCACCTCTCTTTTCGCGAGTCTGCCGCGGATTCGGTGACCGTAGAGGTACAAGGCATCTCCGGCGATGTTCTCCGGAATGTGGAGGCGGCTCTCGCCATGCCGCCGGGACTCGTATCTAAAGAGGGGATAGTAAACACGATATGGCTCGACTATTTTATCACCCAGGTGCCTGCGAAAGCCCAGTCGGCCCTCGAGCCTTTCGGATATTATAAATCCCATATAGAGGCATCGGAGGTTTCGGAAGAAGGAAAGCACCGCATCATTGTAACCGTGTCGCCGGGCAGCCATATTTCCGTGAGCTCCCTGGAAGTCCGGGTCGAAGGACCGGGTGCCGCTGAAAGAAGTCTCACCGCTCTCGCGGCCTCATTCCCCCTCAAAATCGGGAATGTACTGAGGCAGGACGTATACGAGAAGGCAAAAGGGGACCTCCGCACCGCCGCGCTTGACCTCGGCTATCTCGGCGCCGATTTTCCCGTCCATTCCGTCACGGTCTCCCTTGCCAGGGAAGAGGCGGAGATCCACCTCGTCCTCCGGACCGGCCCGCAATACAAGTTCGGGACCGTCGCTTTTACGGGGGCGCCTACCTATCCTGAGCCCTTCCTCAGGAGGTTCCTCACCTTCCATAAAGGCGACATCTTTTCCAATCGAAAGATCGGGGAGACCCAGCTCAACCTCCAGAACGCCGACCGGTTCAAGGATGTCTTTATTGAAGCCGACAGGACTGCCGCGGAGGAGCTTCAGGTGCCGGTCACGATACGACTCACCCAGGCCCCGAGGAGACGCCTCAGGATAGGCGGGGGATATACCACGGACCTCGGTCCCCGGTTCACCCTTCAGTACCGGGACGTAAACGTTCTCGAGAGGGGCCATGAATTCAATTCGGAGCTGAATCTGAGCGAGCGGCTCCAGGCTATCTCCTCAAACTATATTATTCCGGGCGCGACGGATACCAAGAGCCTCACCTCCTTTAACCTCAGGTTCCTGCGCGAGGACGTGCTCACCTACACCACGCGGTTCGCCTCCTTCGAGGTGGAAAGGATGTGGAGCCTCGGCAAGGGCAGGCTTGCCGGCGTATTCGTCACAGCACTGAAGGAAGACTCCTTTGCCGGCACCCAGAGCACCAATAGCTTTTCCATCTATCCGGGCGTTCGCTTCTCTGCCAGGCAATTCGACGACCTCAGGCGGCCGACGAAAGGCTATTATTATCTGGCGGAGCTACGGGCGACCCATCCGGCATTCGGCTCGGAAACCGCCTTTGTTCAGTCCATACTCGAAGGAAACGTCCTCGTGCCCCTGCCCGGCGGGTTCTCCATCTTCCTCAGGTCCAGGGTGGCGGCTACCCTCCAGAACGATCCCACGAGCGATCTCCCCATTCCCCTTCGCTTCTTCGCGGGAGGCGATCGGAGTGTGAGGGGCTACACCTATCAGTCTTTAGGGCCCAAGGACGAATTAGGAGATGTGGTGGGCGGGAAGAACCTCTTCGTCGCGAGCCTTCAGCTCGAGAGGGCGGTGGGACGGGACTGGGGCATCCTCGCCTTTTACGACACGGGAAACGCCTTCAATGATTTCTCACAAATGGATCTGGCCCAGGGCGCCGGCCTCGGGGTCCGTTACTATAGCCCCGTGGGCCCCATAGAGGTGGACGTGGCCCGCCAGCTCGGCGTCATGAGTCCCGGCTACAGGATTCATTTCAGTATCGGTTTCGCTTTATGA